One genomic region from Magallana gigas chromosome 3, xbMagGiga1.1, whole genome shotgun sequence encodes:
- the LOC105321148 gene encoding sex peptide receptor isoform X2 has protein sequence MSDADSPTLRPTAMTNETYLYGGDQNLTSYHFCNPYVYKEAFVFYGILYPIVAILTVVTNILVVGVFLKQKMKSPTTTLLIGLAIGDAGVGAVTLPLHIYYHSLQNYRFTLEYPGCIFYHVAPVISTILHTVSVWVTMVLGVQRYLVVSHPFKGPKYCTIRASVIALVYIYVFATAMYFPQFFYLNYREIVVNGGNGIVYQVCECWATDVPAVYEGKLKILKLSLAKLIPCIILAITTILLVRKLDKEARQSGSLHAERQSVNRETREARLIRRTSLMIVVIVVTCLVVEVPNGLRYLTRTINPEALDPETDLFLVAILNVCTLLNFHINFWIYICLSQEFRKTLRSIVCRWNKKYQKVQIYQIVHL, from the exons ATGAGTGATGCTGATAGTCCCACGTTAAG ACCAACAGCCATGACAAATGAGACTTATTTATACGGCGGGGATCAGAACCTTACAAGTTACCACTTTTGCAACCCTTACGTGTACAAAGAGGCGTTTGTGTTCTACGGGATCCTGTACCCCATTGTGGCCATCCTCACCGTCGTCACAAACATCCTGGTGGTCGGCGTCTTCTTGAAACAGAAAATGAAGTCCCCCACCACCACTCTACTGATCGGGCTCGCCATCGGTGACGCAGGGGTTGGGGCGGTCACCCTCCCCCTGCACATTTACTATCACAGCCTTCAGAACTACAGGTTCACCCTGGAGTACCCAGGGTGTATTTTTTACCACGTGGCGCCCGTCATATCCACCATCCTCCACACAGTCTCTGTGTGGGTGACCATGGTGCTGGGCGTCCAGCGCTACCTGGTGGTTTCGCACCCATTCAAAGGACCCAAGTATTGCACTATCAGGGCGTCGGTCATCGCCCTTGTCTACATCTACGTGTTTGCCACTGCCATGTACTTTCCTCAGTTCTTTTATCTGAACTACAGAGAAATTGTTGTCAATGGCGGAAACGGCATTGTGTATCAGGTTTGTGAGTGCTGGGCGACGGATGTACCGGCAGTTTATGAAGGGAAACTCAAAATACTGAAACTCTCCCTGGCCAAATTAATTCCTTGCATCATATTGGCGATAACAACCATCCTCCTGGTCAGAAAGCTTGACAAGGAAGCCCGACAGTCCGGCAGTCTCCACGCGGAACGACAAAGTGTGAACCGAGAGACCCGAGAGGCCAGACTCATTCGGAGGACATCACTCATGATTGTTGTCATAGTTGTTACTTGTTTAGTGGTAGAAGTACCGAATGGACTTCGCTACCTCACAAGGACCATTAACCCGGAAGCTCTCGATCCGGaaacagatttatttttagTTGCAATCCTAAATGTATGTACTCTCTTGAATTTTCATATCAACTTCTGGATTTATATCTGCCTAAGTCAGGAGTTCAGGAAAACCCTACGATCTATAGTTTGCCGGTGGAATAAAAAGTATCAAAAG GTTCAAATATACCAGATCGTACACCTGTGA
- the LOC105321148 gene encoding sex peptide receptor isoform X3, translating to MTNETYLYGGDQNLTSYHFCNPYVYKEAFVFYGILYPIVAILTVVTNILVVGVFLKQKMKSPTTTLLIGLAIGDAGVGAVTLPLHIYYHSLQNYRFTLEYPGCIFYHVAPVISTILHTVSVWVTMVLGVQRYLVVSHPFKGPKYCTIRASVIALVYIYVFATAMYFPQFFYLNYREIVVNGGNGIVYQVCECWATDVPAVYEGKLKILKLSLAKLIPCIILAITTILLVRKLDKEARQSGSLHAERQSVNRETREARLIRRTSLMIVVIVVTCLVVEVPNGLRYLTRTINPEALDPETDLFLVAILNVCTLLNFHINFWIYICLSQEFRKTLRSIVCRWNKKYQKVHLMSQSSMRTTSDNL from the coding sequence ATGACAAATGAGACTTATTTATACGGCGGGGATCAGAACCTTACAAGTTACCACTTTTGCAACCCTTACGTGTACAAAGAGGCGTTTGTGTTCTACGGGATCCTGTACCCCATTGTGGCCATCCTCACCGTCGTCACAAACATCCTGGTGGTCGGCGTCTTCTTGAAACAGAAAATGAAGTCCCCCACCACCACTCTACTGATCGGGCTCGCCATCGGTGACGCAGGGGTTGGGGCGGTCACCCTCCCCCTGCACATTTACTATCACAGCCTTCAGAACTACAGGTTCACCCTGGAGTACCCAGGGTGTATTTTTTACCACGTGGCGCCCGTCATATCCACCATCCTCCACACAGTCTCTGTGTGGGTGACCATGGTGCTGGGCGTCCAGCGCTACCTGGTGGTTTCGCACCCATTCAAAGGACCCAAGTATTGCACTATCAGGGCGTCGGTCATCGCCCTTGTCTACATCTACGTGTTTGCCACTGCCATGTACTTTCCTCAGTTCTTTTATCTGAACTACAGAGAAATTGTTGTCAATGGCGGAAACGGCATTGTGTATCAGGTTTGTGAGTGCTGGGCGACGGATGTACCGGCAGTTTATGAAGGGAAACTCAAAATACTGAAACTCTCCCTGGCCAAATTAATTCCTTGCATCATATTGGCGATAACAACCATCCTCCTGGTCAGAAAGCTTGACAAGGAAGCCCGACAGTCCGGCAGTCTCCACGCGGAACGACAAAGTGTGAACCGAGAGACCCGAGAGGCCAGACTCATTCGGAGGACATCACTCATGATTGTTGTCATAGTTGTTACTTGTTTAGTGGTAGAAGTACCGAATGGACTTCGCTACCTCACAAGGACCATTAACCCGGAAGCTCTCGATCCGGaaacagatttatttttagTTGCAATCCTAAATGTATGTACTCTCTTGAATTTTCATATCAACTTCTGGATTTATATCTGCCTAAGTCAGGAGTTCAGGAAAACCCTACGATCTATAGTTTGCCGGTGGAATAAAAAGTATCAAAAGGTACATTTAATGAGCCAGAGTTCCATGCGAACTACCTCTGACAATCTGTAA
- the LOC105321148 gene encoding sex peptide receptor isoform X1, with protein MSDADSPTLRPTAMTNETYLYGGDQNLTSYHFCNPYVYKEAFVFYGILYPIVAILTVVTNILVVGVFLKQKMKSPTTTLLIGLAIGDAGVGAVTLPLHIYYHSLQNYRFTLEYPGCIFYHVAPVISTILHTVSVWVTMVLGVQRYLVVSHPFKGPKYCTIRASVIALVYIYVFATAMYFPQFFYLNYREIVVNGGNGIVYQVCECWATDVPAVYEGKLKILKLSLAKLIPCIILAITTILLVRKLDKEARQSGSLHAERQSVNRETREARLIRRTSLMIVVIVVTCLVVEVPNGLRYLTRTINPEALDPETDLFLVAILNVCTLLNFHINFWIYICLSQEFRKTLRSIVCRWNKKYQKVHLMSQSSMRTTSDNL; from the exons ATGAGTGATGCTGATAGTCCCACGTTAAG ACCAACAGCCATGACAAATGAGACTTATTTATACGGCGGGGATCAGAACCTTACAAGTTACCACTTTTGCAACCCTTACGTGTACAAAGAGGCGTTTGTGTTCTACGGGATCCTGTACCCCATTGTGGCCATCCTCACCGTCGTCACAAACATCCTGGTGGTCGGCGTCTTCTTGAAACAGAAAATGAAGTCCCCCACCACCACTCTACTGATCGGGCTCGCCATCGGTGACGCAGGGGTTGGGGCGGTCACCCTCCCCCTGCACATTTACTATCACAGCCTTCAGAACTACAGGTTCACCCTGGAGTACCCAGGGTGTATTTTTTACCACGTGGCGCCCGTCATATCCACCATCCTCCACACAGTCTCTGTGTGGGTGACCATGGTGCTGGGCGTCCAGCGCTACCTGGTGGTTTCGCACCCATTCAAAGGACCCAAGTATTGCACTATCAGGGCGTCGGTCATCGCCCTTGTCTACATCTACGTGTTTGCCACTGCCATGTACTTTCCTCAGTTCTTTTATCTGAACTACAGAGAAATTGTTGTCAATGGCGGAAACGGCATTGTGTATCAGGTTTGTGAGTGCTGGGCGACGGATGTACCGGCAGTTTATGAAGGGAAACTCAAAATACTGAAACTCTCCCTGGCCAAATTAATTCCTTGCATCATATTGGCGATAACAACCATCCTCCTGGTCAGAAAGCTTGACAAGGAAGCCCGACAGTCCGGCAGTCTCCACGCGGAACGACAAAGTGTGAACCGAGAGACCCGAGAGGCCAGACTCATTCGGAGGACATCACTCATGATTGTTGTCATAGTTGTTACTTGTTTAGTGGTAGAAGTACCGAATGGACTTCGCTACCTCACAAGGACCATTAACCCGGAAGCTCTCGATCCGGaaacagatttatttttagTTGCAATCCTAAATGTATGTACTCTCTTGAATTTTCATATCAACTTCTGGATTTATATCTGCCTAAGTCAGGAGTTCAGGAAAACCCTACGATCTATAGTTTGCCGGTGGAATAAAAAGTATCAAAAGGTACATTTAATGAGCCAGAGTTCCATGCGAACTACCTCTGACAATCTGTAA